The following proteins are co-located in the Vigna unguiculata cultivar IT97K-499-35 chromosome 9, ASM411807v1, whole genome shotgun sequence genome:
- the LOC114162358 gene encoding protein NUCLEAR FUSION DEFECTIVE 4-like produces the protein MDGDRSWSRSKWIGLVAAVWIQAISGNNYTFSNYSDALKSLMHLTQVELNNLSVAKDVGKAFGLLAGLASDKFPTWIILLIGSVEGLVGYGVQWLVVSQRIQPLPYYQMCIFLCVGGNSTTWMNTAVLVTCIRNFRRNRGPVSGILKGYVGLSTAIFTNLCYALFADDPASFLLMLALIPFVVCLSGIFFLREIPPDAVIQDDEEPTYFGVFNAVAVVVAVYLLAFSFVPNPSLLASRAFSIGLLVLLAAPLGIPVHSYLKARGLDMFKPDLERQGEEPLLRGNDKGNECEVERGNVLAEEEEAVAVEKRRPAVGEEHTVCEALRTVDFWILFVSFLCGVGTGLAVMNNMGQIGLALGYSDVSLFVSLTSIWGFFGRIVSGSLSEYFIKKGGTPRPLWNAGSQILMGVGYILLAMAVPGSLYIGSIMVGICYGVRLAITVPTASELFGLKYYGLIYNILILNLPLGSFLFSGLLAGILYDMEATTTTGGGNTCVGPHCYRLVFIVMAAACLMGFFLDLLLSIRTKMVYNRIYLSKNSKKNPVTSSRR, from the exons ATGGACGGTGATCGGAGTTGGAGCAGGAGCAAATGGATTGGGTTGGTGGCGGCGGTGTGGATTCAAGCCATCTCTGGCAACAACTACACTTTCTCAAATTACTCCGACGCTCTGAAATCCCTCATGCATCTAACGCAAGTTGAACTCAACAATCTGTCGGTGGCCAAGGACGTTGGAAAGGCATTTGGGCTTCTTGCTGGGCTTGCTTCTGACAAATTCCCCACTTGGATCATTCTCCTCATCGGCTCCGTCGAAGGCCTCGTCGGTTATGGCGTTCAGTGGCTCGTCGTCAGCCAAAGAATCCAACCCCTCCCCTACTACCAG ATGTGCATATTTCTCTGCGTCGGTGGCAACAGCACTACATGGATGAACACGGCGGTTCTAGTCACCTGTATCCGCAACTTCCGCCGCAACAGAGGTCCTGTTTCCGGCATTCTCAAAGGCTATGTCGGATTGAGCACCGCCATATTCACCAACCTCTGTTACGCTCTCTTCGCGGACGACCCTGCTTCGTTTCTCCTCATGCTCGCTCTCATCCCATTCGTCGTTTGCCTCTCCGGAATCTTTTTCCTCCGTGAGATTCCTCCCGACGCCGTCATCCAGGATGACGAAGAGCCCACTTATTTCGGGGTCTTCAACGCGGTCGCCGTCGTAGTCGCCGTTTACCTCTTGGCCTTCAGCTTCGTGCCGAACCCTAGCTTGTTGGCGTCTCGGGCTTTCTCTATCGGTTTGCTTGTTCTGTTGGCGGCACCGTTGGGAATCCCGGTCCACTCTTACTTGAAGGCGCGTGGGTTGGACATGTTCAAACCGGATTTGGAGAGGCAGGGTGAGGAACCGTTGCTTCGCGGAAACGACAAGGGAAATGAATGTGAGGTGGAGAGAGGAAATGTGTTAGCGGAAGAGGAGGAAGCGGTGGCGGTGGAAAAGAGAAGACCGGCGGTGGGGGAGGAGCACACGGTTTGCGAGGCGCTGAGAACCGTGGACTTTTGGATTCTGTTCGTGTCGTTTCTTTGCGGGGTTGGAACTGGGTTGGCGGTTATGAATAATATGGGTCAAATCGGGTTGGCGCTGGGTTATTCGGATGTGTCCCTCTTCGTGTCTTTGACCAGTATTTGGGGCTTTTTCGGTCGGATCGTATCGGGTTCTCTTTCGGAGTACTTCATCAA GAAAGGCGGAACTCCTAGACCCCTTTGGAATGCAGGGTCTCAAATATTGATGGGCGTGGGATACATACTACTGGCCATGGCTGTGCCAGGTTCACTTTACATAGGCTCCATTATGGTTGGCATATGCTACGGAGTGAGGCTAGCCATCACTGTGCCAACAGCCTCAGAGTTATTTGGCCTCAAATATTACGGACTCATTTACAACATTCTAATCCTTAACCTTCCCCTTGGCTCTTTCCTCTTCTCTGGTCTGCTAGCTGGCATTCTTTATGATATGGAGGCAACTACCACCACAGGAGGAGGCAACACTTGTGTTGGACCTCACTGTTACAGGCTTGTATTCATAGTTATGGCTGCAGCCTGTCTTATGGGCTTCTTCTTAGACCTTCTTCTATCAATCAGAACCAAGATGGTTTACAACAGAATCTACTTGAGCAAAAACTCCAAGAAAAACCCAGTCACATCAAGTAGGCGATGA